tGATGATACTATGATCTCATAATTTCCtctggttcccatgttgcttcttctACACTATGGCTTCTCCACAGTATTTTTACCAGAAGGACTCgtttgtttcttaattctttcacttctcgagctAGTATTTGAACTGGTTCCTCTTCATATGACAAATCTGGTCTAATCTCAAtgttttcagtagagataatatgagatggatccgatcgataccttcgtaacatggaaacatgaaaaacatcatgaatttgttGTAATTCCGGAGGTAAAGCCAATCGGTAAGCAACTGGTTCAACTCTCTCTATAACTTCATATGATCTGATAAACCgaggacttaactttccttttcggccaaatcttaatactttcttccaaggagaaactttgagaaacactttatccccgactgAGTATTCAATGTCCCGacgtttcagatcagcataagatttttgtctgtcAAAAGTTACTTTTAATCTCTGTTGAATCTTCTTGACTGTTTCTTCTGTTTCACGAATCAATTCAGGTCCAATTATCTTCTTTTCATTTAATTCTATCCAACATACAGGTGAtcgacattttctaccatatagagcttcatacggagccatctgaatactggactgataattgttattataaacaaattcagCTAACAGTAAGTAACGTTCCCAACcagattcaaaatcaataacacaagctcgaagcatgtcttccaaaatctgaattactcgctTAGATTgcccatcagtctgtggatgaaatgctGTACTGTAATTAAGTTTAGTACCCAAAGACTCATGTAACTGTTTCCAGAATCTCgatgtaaatcgaggatctcgatcagaaattatagAAGCTGGTATACCATGCAACCTTATAATTTCCCGAATATAGACCTCTGCAAGTTTCTGAAGTGACCAATCCGTTCTGACagctataaaatgagccgattttgtgAGTCGATCAACTATTACCCATATAGCATTTTTCTTACTTATAGACAATGGCAATCCTGTAATAAAATCCATCGTaacacgatcccatttccattctggaataGTAATCGGCTGTAATAATCCAGTAGGAACCTGATGCTCTGCTTTTACCCACtgacaaaccaagcatttactgacatattcaactatatcttttttcatccctggccaccagtacaattcttgTAAATCACGGTACATCTTTGTGCCTCCAGGGTGTAGGGCAAATGGACCGTCATGTGCTTCTCGAAGAATTAATtctttaatatttgaattgattggAATACAAATCCGATCTCGGTATCTCAAACAATCATGCTAATCAATACTAAAATTCCCTGTTATGTCGATCTGaaccatttcttttttcttcattagcTTATCATCTTCTAATTGAGCTGACTTGATTTGTTCAAACATCACTAGTTTAATTCAGCCAATAAACCTCTATCATCACTAATACTGAGCTGTGCAAACATCGCTCGCAATTCAATTGCTGCCTTCCTACTCAATGCATTAGCTACCGCGTTAGCTttacctggatgataatcaataacacaatcataatcttttagaagtTCTATCCATCGACgctgcctcaaattcaactctttctgtgATAGAAGATACTtgaaacttttatgatctgtataaatgtaacatttttcaccgtataaataatgtctccatattttcaaagcaaagatCACGACTGCTAATTCCAGATCATGTGTCGAATAATTacgttcatgtggtttcaattgccgagaagcataagctatcacttttccatTTTGCATCAATATACACTCGAGCccatttaaagaagcatcactaAACACCATAAAATCTTTTTCAGATTCTGGTAAAGTCAAAACTAGTGCCTCTGTCAGCATCTGCTTCAATTTCATAAAGCTTTTTTGACATTGATCATTCCAGACAAACGAAACATTCTTTTGCAGTAATTTTGTCATCGgtaaagctatttttgaaaatccattcacaaaccttcgataatacccagctaatccaagaaaactacGTACCTCTAATACATTTCTGGGAGTCTTCCACTGGACGattgcttcaatcttctttggatccactctaattccatctGTTGATACCACATAACCAAGAAATACCACCTCtaataaccaaaattcaatttactcaatttcccatacaactgtttctctcgtaaagtttgcaaaacaattcggaGATGCTGCTCCTGTTCAGATTCGGACTTTGAAtataccaaaatgtcatcaataaaaactaccatgaactaatccaagtatggctgaaaaattcgattcataaaatccataaaagcagttggggcatttgttaacccaaatggcatcactaagaactcgtaatgaccatatcttgTACGAAATACTATCTTCGGTACATCACTTTCTTTCACCTttaactgatagtagcccgattttaaatcaatctttgaaaatactgaagctcctttcaattgatcaaataaatcatcaatacgttgtaatggatatttatttttgattgtcacattgttcaattgccgataatcaatacacaatcgcatcgaaccatctttctttttaacaaataacactaGAGCTCCCCACGGTGAGGTACTAGGTCGTATAAAACCTCGTTCCAGTAAATCTTGTAGTTGtgccttcaactctttcaattcagtaggtGACATACGATATGGAGGTATCGACACTAGATCTGTACCCAGGTATACTTCAATtgcaaattctacttctctgtcAGGTGGCAATCCCGGTAACTTTTTAGGGAATACGTCTCGAAATTCACATATAGTTCTAATCTGACTACATTGACTTCCGactgaatcagaattaataacatatgccagATATGCTATACAACCTTGATGAAGCAACTTATTAACTTTAATCGCTGATATGATTCGAGCTAACCCACTGGTACGAATTCCATTTACCTCTACACTATCACCATCTTCAGTCTGAGcactaaatttctttttataacagtCCAAAATTACCCCATGTTCagctaaccagtccatacccaatataacatcaaaatcCCCAAAAGGCATTATTAATAAATCCACCGGAAAAGTTTTATCATATATCATTAGCAGGCATCTCGGACATACCTGATTAACTAATATTGTTTGCCCCAATGGACTTGATACTTCTATTGAGACTTTAgacatttctatttttaatttcccCAACTCTActaaatttgaattaatatatgagTATgaagatccaggatcaatcaaagtataAATAGGCTCAGAATACAGTAAAAATATACCTGTCACCACATCGTGAGTATTGCCTTTTTCCCGGGTTCTGACTACATAAGCTCTAGCTGGAGCTCTGGCTTCAGATTGCTGTGTAGCTATATTACTGCTTCTACCAACTCCTCCTCTCCTTGAAACAAAACCTCCTCTAGATATTCCTCTACCTCTAGCAGTCGATACCGATCTCTAAGATGTGGCAGGTGTACTACTCTGAGTTCTCGAACAATCTTTAACAAAGTGTTCAGTAGAGCCACAGCGGAAACATCCTCCGGTTTTCTTccagcattcaccaaaatgtcttTTATCACAATAATCGCATTCAGGATTTTCACTTTCCCGGGGCAGAGCTTTTACACTACTGGTAGAAACAGTAATCTTTTTTTCTCTACTTCTGTCACCCCTATCAGACCGAAAGCTTGATCTCCAACCACTTCTTGATTCTCTGAATCTCTTCGGTAATGGATTAGAACTGGTAGTTCCCATACGTTTCCCAGCTGATTTACCCATTTCTGACTTTTTATCCAGGCCTAGTACTTGTTCTATCATTTTTGCTCGCTCAACCAGATCAACAAGTCCAGTAATTCTGAGATTTACCAATTGAATCTTGATTTCATCTCGCAGTCCTCGTAGAAATCGTTTACAACTATCAGCCTCGGTTGGAACATATTCTGATGCATACCTGCTCAATCTAGAGAACTCTCGCTCATAATCCAGTACTGACATATTCTCTTGTTTCAGCACTAAAaactcttgctttttctcttcgaTATACAATTCCCCAATACacttcttctgaaattctttttgaaacaagTCTCAGGTTACCTGATCATCAGGCAAACGTCTAACCACAGATTCCCACCAGAGATAGGCTTCTCCTTGTAACAGTGATACAGCACATATCAGACTCTCTCGAGGGGTGCAGTCTAATTGTTGCAAAACTCTTTTTGTTGTTTCCATCCAATTTTCAGTAGCGGACGGATCAACTCCTTTTAATTCTTAAAATTCCGTGGCACCATATTTTTGTAGCTTTTTAATCGGGGCCTATCTGACAGTAGGTACAAATATAGTAACAGGTATAGTTCTCACTATATGCTGTAATGCATCAGCTATATCTCTTAACAGTTGTGAGGCATCTCTTTCTCTTCCTACGTTAGGAGGTTGATTATCTAACGGATTCACACTAGGTGTAGCAGATTCAGTTTCTTCAAATTCTCGACTTCCAgtatacatttcatgttcaacattatccattctttcatctgacattttatctataaaacaaaatcaaataaatatattagcaTCCAAAAACCCGACTCAGTTTTGActta
The Gossypium hirsutum isolate 1008001.06 chromosome A07, Gossypium_hirsutum_v2.1, whole genome shotgun sequence genome window above contains:
- the LOC107956349 gene encoding uncharacterized protein, whose amino-acid sequence is MPFGDFDVILGMDWLAEHGVILDCYKKKFSAQTEDGDSVEVNGIRTSGLARIISAIKVNKLLHQGCIAYLAYVINSDSVGSQCSQIRTICEFRDVFPKKLPGLPPDREVEFAIEVYLGTDLVSIPPYRMSPTELKELKAQLQDLLERDGIRVDPKKIEAIVQWKTPRNVLEMLTEALVLTLPESEKDFMVFSDASLNGLECILMQNGKVIAYASRQLKPHERKANAVANALSRKAAIELRAMFAQLSISDDREHQVPTGLLQPITIPEWKWDRVTMDFITGLPLSISKKNAIWVIVDRLTKSAHFIAVRTDWSLQKLAEVYIREIIRLHGIPASIISDRDPRFTSRFWKQLHESLDSALCMLNTVTVTATATATVADY